A single Kribbella aluminosa DNA region contains:
- a CDS encoding phytanoyl-CoA dioxygenase family protein, whose product MDMQTALRELGVTDDVLTPAEKEQLDRDGFLPLEGILSAEEVSAIVKRLAELTAAEGDRAGLEVHQEKGTDRLADLVNKDPMFEVCFSHPRVLAAMHHVLGEFRLSSLNSRAALSGQGHQALHTDFGHPVEPGAYQVCNSIWLLDDFTPENGATRVVPGSHRRGTMPADEMPDPAAPHPDEIQLTAPAGTVVIFNSHLWHGGTQNHTQSPRRALHSYFTHRHLPQQLDQQTYLRVNTYNRLTPAQHFILDVTG is encoded by the coding sequence ATGGATATGCAGACCGCGTTGCGCGAGCTCGGCGTGACCGACGACGTACTGACGCCGGCCGAGAAGGAACAGCTGGACCGCGACGGGTTCCTTCCGCTGGAGGGGATCCTGTCGGCGGAGGAAGTGTCCGCGATCGTCAAACGCCTCGCCGAACTGACCGCGGCCGAGGGAGACCGGGCCGGCCTCGAAGTACACCAGGAGAAGGGCACGGACCGGCTGGCGGACCTGGTGAACAAGGACCCGATGTTCGAGGTCTGCTTCAGCCATCCGCGGGTGCTGGCCGCGATGCACCACGTGCTCGGCGAGTTCCGCCTGTCGTCCCTCAACAGCCGCGCAGCCCTATCCGGCCAGGGCCACCAGGCCCTCCACACCGACTTCGGCCACCCCGTCGAACCCGGCGCCTACCAGGTCTGCAACTCCATCTGGCTCCTCGACGACTTCACCCCCGAGAACGGCGCCACCCGAGTGGTCCCCGGCTCCCACCGCCGCGGCACCATGCCCGCCGACGAAATGCCCGACCCCGCCGCCCCACACCCCGACGAAATCCAGCTGACCGCCCCCGCGGGCACGGTCGTCATCTTCAACAGCCACCTCTGGCACGGCGGCACCCAGAACCACACCCAATCTCCGCGCCGAGCCCTCCACTCCTACTTCACCCACCGCCACCTACCCCAGCAACTGGACCAGCAGACCTACCTCCGCGTAAACACCTACAACCGCCTAACCCCCGCCCAACACTTCATCCTCGACGTCACCGGTTAG
- a CDS encoding AI-2E family transporter, with protein MTPPGDDTSTATTDADLAEATREARSAAAKAEAAAGRSERAATDADTSADEADDSADDAKTSATAANGAAGKARESASEADGSAHSAEAAAVHAGVAADRADEDLDIADELLIQERHPSEGMGQPGPPIRRGNPFTFGFFAALGVLVAWGLWNSLGQARSVLILLLVSIFIAVGLNPLVEWFMRRGLKRGLSVAVVFLLMILAVVGVGFAIVPVVTDQINSLINNAPGYLDLLAKSKTLTNLNNKYHFIQKAQEYIQDPALAQRAFGGILGVGKVVAGALFNTFTILVLTLYFLASLPSVKRAVYSLVPRTRRRRVSILGDEVLGRVGGYVSGQFMVALCAGVTMFVFLEIIGLRQYAVALAIVVMFCDFIPMVGGFIGVASVALIGFTGGLWTGIACLIYGIVYQQIENYVVAPRIMRRAVDIPGAVTVIAALLGGALLGVVGALLAIPSAAAILLIIREVWVRKADAS; from the coding sequence GTGACGCCGCCCGGCGACGACACCTCGACAGCGACCACCGACGCGGACCTCGCGGAAGCCACTCGCGAAGCACGGTCCGCGGCCGCCAAGGCCGAAGCCGCCGCCGGCAGAAGTGAACGAGCAGCAACCGACGCGGACACCTCCGCCGACGAGGCCGACGACTCGGCCGACGACGCGAAGACCTCGGCCACCGCAGCGAACGGCGCCGCCGGCAAGGCGCGGGAATCCGCGAGCGAGGCCGACGGCTCGGCACACAGCGCGGAGGCCGCCGCGGTACATGCCGGCGTCGCGGCCGACCGGGCCGACGAGGATCTCGACATCGCGGACGAACTCCTGATCCAAGAGCGGCACCCGTCCGAGGGGATGGGGCAGCCGGGTCCGCCGATCCGGCGCGGCAACCCGTTCACGTTCGGGTTCTTCGCGGCGCTCGGCGTACTCGTCGCCTGGGGCCTGTGGAACTCCCTCGGCCAGGCACGCTCGGTACTGATCCTGCTGCTGGTCTCGATCTTCATCGCGGTCGGCCTGAACCCGCTCGTCGAATGGTTCATGCGCCGTGGTCTCAAGCGCGGACTGTCGGTCGCCGTGGTGTTCCTGCTGATGATCCTCGCGGTCGTCGGCGTCGGCTTCGCGATCGTCCCGGTCGTCACCGACCAGATCAACAGCCTGATCAATAACGCGCCGGGCTATCTGGATCTGCTCGCGAAGTCCAAGACGCTGACGAACCTGAACAACAAGTACCACTTCATCCAGAAGGCCCAGGAGTACATCCAGGACCCGGCGCTCGCCCAGCGCGCGTTCGGCGGCATCCTCGGTGTCGGCAAAGTGGTCGCGGGCGCGCTGTTCAATACGTTCACGATCCTGGTGCTGACGCTGTACTTCCTGGCGTCGCTCCCGTCGGTCAAGCGGGCGGTGTACAGCCTGGTCCCCCGTACCCGTCGCCGGCGCGTCTCGATCCTCGGCGACGAGGTGCTCGGCAGGGTCGGCGGGTACGTCAGCGGGCAGTTCATGGTGGCGCTGTGCGCGGGCGTCACGATGTTCGTCTTCCTGGAGATCATCGGGCTGCGCCAGTACGCCGTGGCGCTGGCGATCGTGGTGATGTTCTGCGACTTCATCCCGATGGTCGGCGGTTTCATCGGCGTCGCCTCCGTCGCCCTGATCGGCTTCACCGGCGGCCTCTGGACCGGCATCGCCTGCCTGATCTACGGCATCGTCTACCAGCAGATCGAGAACTACGTGGTGGCCCCGCGCATCATGCGCCGCGCGGTCGACATCCCCGGCGCCGTCACCGTCATCGCCGCCCTCCTCGGCGGCGCCCTCCTCGGCGTAGTAGGCGCCCTCCTCGCCATCCCGTCCGCCGCCGCCATCCTCCTCATCATCCGAGAGGTCTGGGTCCGCAAAGCCGACGCTTCGTAG
- the ccrA gene encoding crotonyl-CoA carboxylase/reductase: protein MKQILEAILSGDNAAVGGLDVPDHYRGITVHADEASMFDGMDTKEKDPRKSLHLDDVPTPELGPGEALVAVMASAINYNTVWTSIFEPVSTFSFLKRYGKLSPLTARHDLPYHVVGSDLAGVVLRTGPGVNAWKPGDEVVAHCLSVELESPDGHNDTMLDSEQRIWGFETNFGGLAELALVKSNQLMPKPAHLTWEEAASPGLVNSTAYRQLVSSNGADMKQGDVVLIWGASGGLGSYATQFALNGGAIPVCVVSSPEKAEICRAMGASLIIDRSAEGYRFWKDEHTQDQKEWKRFGARIRALTGGDDPDIVFEHPGRETFGASVYVARRGGTIVTCASTSGFMHEYDNRYLWMNLKRIIGSHFANYREAWEANRLIARGMVHPTVSKVYPLEETAQAAYDVHRNLHQGKVGVLTLAPTEGLGVRDPELRARHLDQINRFRDR, encoded by the coding sequence GTGAAGCAGATCCTCGAAGCGATCCTCTCCGGCGACAACGCGGCCGTCGGCGGGCTCGACGTACCGGACCATTACCGCGGGATCACCGTGCACGCCGACGAGGCGTCGATGTTCGACGGGATGGACACCAAGGAGAAGGATCCGCGGAAGAGCCTGCATCTCGACGACGTACCGACGCCGGAGCTCGGGCCGGGTGAGGCGCTGGTCGCGGTGATGGCGAGCGCGATCAACTACAACACGGTCTGGACGTCGATCTTCGAGCCGGTGTCGACGTTCTCCTTTCTGAAGCGGTACGGGAAGCTGTCGCCGCTGACCGCCCGGCACGACCTGCCGTACCACGTGGTCGGCTCGGACCTCGCGGGCGTCGTACTGCGGACCGGGCCTGGCGTGAACGCCTGGAAGCCCGGCGACGAGGTGGTCGCGCACTGCCTGTCGGTCGAGCTGGAGTCGCCGGACGGGCACAACGACACGATGCTCGACTCCGAGCAGCGGATCTGGGGATTCGAGACGAACTTCGGCGGGCTCGCGGAGCTCGCGCTGGTCAAGTCGAACCAGCTGATGCCGAAGCCGGCGCACCTCACCTGGGAGGAGGCGGCGTCGCCCGGGCTGGTGAACAGTACGGCGTACCGGCAGCTCGTCTCGTCGAACGGCGCCGACATGAAACAGGGCGACGTGGTGCTGATCTGGGGAGCGTCCGGCGGTCTCGGTTCGTACGCGACCCAGTTCGCGCTGAACGGCGGGGCCATCCCGGTGTGTGTGGTGTCGTCGCCGGAGAAGGCGGAGATCTGCCGCGCGATGGGTGCCTCGCTGATCATCGACCGGTCCGCGGAGGGGTACAGGTTCTGGAAGGACGAGCACACCCAGGACCAGAAGGAGTGGAAGCGGTTCGGCGCCCGGATTCGCGCGCTGACCGGCGGGGACGACCCGGACATCGTGTTCGAGCATCCGGGGCGGGAGACGTTCGGGGCGTCGGTGTACGTCGCCCGGCGCGGCGGGACGATCGTGACCTGTGCGTCGACGTCGGGGTTCATGCACGAGTACGACAACCGGTACCTGTGGATGAACCTGAAACGGATCATCGGCTCTCATTTCGCCAACTACCGCGAGGCGTGGGAGGCCAACCGGCTGATCGCCCGCGGCATGGTGCACCCGACGGTCAGCAAGGTCTACCCGCTGGAGGAGACCGCCCAGGCGGCGTACGACGTGCACCGCAATCTGCACCAGGGCAAGGTCGGCGTCCTCACCCTCGCCCCCACCGAAGGCCTCGGCGTCCGGGACCCCGAACTCCGCGCCCGGCACCTGGACCAGATCAATCGCTTCCGCGACAGGTAG
- a CDS encoding sensor histidine kinase: protein MLKDSATDSLHGAPAGFEHDAFVHASDAVFVQRAAAFLTEGPAAGETIVAVLPPKRIAVLREALGAEQHAVRFIDMTVAGGNPARLIPFWRDVLEQHPGPVRGLSEAAYPGRSAAEYDEVLLHEALSDIAFATDRSFRLYCAYEASVGIDPTATHAGGTVLTVDGLAEKAFRTPLDDVPNRAERWEFGPDELGQVRQWLSGQAASHGVSRDRLDDLALALHEICTNSIRFGGGRGTLAVWIADGALICDITDHGRIDALLVGRVLPPLDGLGGRGVWLANQLCDLAQLRSGDDWTQVRLHTRLR from the coding sequence GTGCTGAAGGACAGCGCCACCGACTCCTTGCACGGTGCGCCGGCCGGGTTCGAGCACGATGCCTTCGTCCATGCCTCGGACGCGGTCTTCGTGCAGCGCGCGGCTGCGTTCTTGACCGAGGGTCCGGCGGCGGGGGAAACCATCGTGGCCGTGCTGCCACCGAAGCGGATCGCCGTACTGCGCGAGGCCCTCGGTGCGGAACAGCACGCGGTCCGTTTTATCGATATGACCGTTGCCGGCGGCAACCCTGCACGGCTGATCCCGTTCTGGCGGGACGTGCTCGAGCAGCATCCCGGTCCGGTGCGTGGGCTCAGCGAGGCGGCGTACCCGGGCCGGAGCGCGGCGGAGTACGACGAGGTGCTGCTGCACGAGGCGCTGTCCGACATCGCTTTCGCAACCGACCGCTCGTTCCGGCTGTACTGCGCTTACGAGGCGTCGGTCGGGATCGATCCGACGGCAACCCATGCGGGCGGCACTGTGCTGACCGTTGATGGCCTTGCGGAGAAGGCGTTCCGGACGCCGCTGGACGACGTACCGAACCGGGCCGAGCGGTGGGAGTTCGGGCCGGACGAGCTCGGCCAGGTTCGGCAGTGGCTGAGCGGTCAGGCGGCTTCGCACGGGGTGTCGCGGGACCGGCTCGACGACCTGGCGCTGGCGTTGCACGAGATCTGCACGAACAGCATCCGGTTCGGCGGCGGGCGCGGGACGCTCGCCGTGTGGATCGCGGACGGCGCGCTGATCTGCGACATCACGGACCACGGGCGGATCGACGCCCTGCTGGTCGGACGGGTGCTGCCGCCGCTCGACGGGCTCGGCGGACGCGGCGTCTGGCTGGCCAACCAGTTGTGCGACCTGGCGCAGTTGCGGTCGGGCGACGACTGGACCCAGGTACGGCTGCACACCCGGTTGCGGTGA
- the mce gene encoding methylmalonyl-CoA epimerase, producing MDQLFDAIDHVGIAVADFDEAVRYYADVFGMSVAHEEINEEQGVREAMLAVGDSGSSIQLLAPLSDASPIAKFLDQRGAGIQQLAYRVHDLDAVSAVLRERGARLLYDEPKRGTAGSRVNFIHPKSAGGVLVELVEPSTSHTG from the coding sequence ATGGATCAGCTGTTCGACGCGATCGACCACGTCGGCATCGCGGTGGCCGACTTCGACGAGGCCGTCCGGTACTACGCCGACGTGTTCGGCATGAGCGTGGCGCACGAGGAGATCAACGAGGAGCAGGGCGTCCGGGAGGCGATGCTCGCGGTCGGCGACTCCGGGTCGTCGATCCAGTTGCTGGCACCGCTGTCGGACGCGTCGCCGATCGCGAAGTTCCTCGACCAGCGCGGCGCCGGCATCCAGCAGCTCGCGTACCGGGTGCACGACCTGGACGCGGTCTCCGCCGTACTGCGGGAACGCGGTGCGCGGCTGCTGTACGACGAACCGAAGCGCGGTACGGCCGGGTCCCGGGTGAACTTCATCCACCCGAAGTCGGCCGGCGGGGTCCTGGTCGAACTCGTGGAGCCATCGACCTCGCACACCGGGTGA
- a CDS encoding acetyl-CoA C-acetyltransferase, with amino-acid sequence MSDTRNSSVIVAGARTPIGRLLGGLKGFTGADLGGFAIQGALRKAGVAADQVEYVIMGQVLQAGGGQITARQAAAKGGIPMDVPAITINKVCLSGLNAIALADQLIRAGEYEIVVAGGMESMTNAPHLLPKSREGFKYGDTTLVDSMAYDGLWDAFTDQAMGALTDQANNERQKLSREEQDEFSARSHQRAAEAWKNGLFADEVVPVEVPQRKGDPIVVDSDEGVRGDTSVEVLAKLRPAFGKDGTITAGSASQISDGGCAVVVMSKAKAEELGLSWIAEIGAHGSVAGPDSTLQSQPANAIAKACSKEGIQPGDLDLIEINEAFAAVGIASARELQVSEDKVNVNGGAIALGHPIGMSGARLVLHLALELGRRGGGIGAAALCGGGGQGDALIIRAPKS; translated from the coding sequence ATGTCTGACACGCGGAACTCAAGCGTCATCGTCGCCGGTGCACGGACCCCGATCGGGCGGTTGCTGGGCGGCCTCAAGGGCTTCACCGGCGCGGACCTCGGCGGGTTCGCGATCCAGGGCGCGCTGCGGAAGGCGGGCGTCGCCGCGGACCAGGTCGAGTACGTGATCATGGGCCAGGTCCTGCAGGCCGGCGGCGGTCAGATCACCGCCCGCCAGGCCGCGGCCAAGGGCGGTATTCCGATGGACGTGCCGGCCATCACGATCAACAAGGTCTGCCTGTCCGGGCTGAACGCGATCGCGCTCGCCGACCAGCTGATCCGGGCCGGCGAGTACGAGATCGTCGTGGCCGGCGGCATGGAGTCGATGACGAACGCGCCGCACCTGCTGCCGAAGTCCCGCGAGGGCTTCAAGTACGGCGACACCACGCTGGTCGACTCGATGGCGTACGACGGGTTGTGGGACGCGTTCACCGACCAGGCCATGGGCGCGCTCACGGACCAGGCGAACAACGAGCGCCAGAAGCTGAGCCGCGAGGAGCAGGACGAGTTCAGCGCCCGGTCGCACCAGCGCGCCGCGGAGGCCTGGAAGAACGGCCTGTTCGCGGACGAGGTGGTCCCGGTCGAGGTGCCGCAGCGCAAGGGCGACCCGATCGTGGTGGACAGCGACGAGGGTGTTCGCGGTGACACGTCGGTCGAGGTGCTGGCGAAGCTGCGGCCGGCGTTCGGCAAGGACGGGACGATCACGGCCGGGTCGGCGTCGCAGATCTCCGACGGCGGGTGTGCCGTGGTCGTGATGAGCAAGGCGAAGGCCGAGGAGCTCGGGCTCAGCTGGATCGCCGAGATCGGTGCGCACGGTTCGGTCGCCGGGCCTGACTCGACGCTGCAGAGCCAGCCGGCGAACGCGATCGCGAAGGCGTGCTCGAAGGAAGGCATCCAGCCGGGTGACCTCGACCTGATCGAGATCAACGAGGCGTTCGCGGCGGTCGGGATCGCGTCCGCGCGCGAGCTGCAGGTCAGCGAGGACAAGGTCAACGTGAACGGCGGCGCGATCGCCCTCGGGCACCCGATCGGGATGTCCGGCGCACGGCTCGTGCTGCACCTCGCCCTGGAGCTCGGCCGTCGCGGCGGCGGCATCGGCGCAGCCGCCCTGTGCGGCGGCGGCGGCCAGGGCGACGCCCTGATCATCCGAGCCCCGAAGAGCTGA
- the meaB gene encoding methylmalonyl Co-A mutase-associated GTPase MeaB produces the protein MARRSAPVGELVERARDGESRAVARLISLVEDESPLLRDVMAALAPYAGNAHIVGITGSPGVGKSTSTSALVTAYRETGKRVGVLAVDPSSPFSGGALLGDRVRMQDHATDRGVFIRSMASRGHLGGLSWSTPQALRVLDAAGFDVVLVETVGVGQSEVEIAGMADTTLVLLAPGMGDGIQAAKAGILEVGDIYVVNKADRDGAHSVIRDLRSMLALAERAEGAWKPPILKTVASRTEGVAEVVQAIDDRVLWMSGNGVLTERRRSRARDEIEAIATTALRARFAHLHGDARLDVLAAKVADGAIDPYSAADELIAAL, from the coding sequence ATGGCGCGGCGGAGTGCGCCGGTAGGTGAGTTGGTTGAGCGGGCTCGGGACGGGGAGTCCCGGGCGGTGGCTCGGTTGATTTCGCTTGTCGAGGACGAGTCGCCGTTGTTGCGGGACGTGATGGCAGCGCTGGCGCCGTACGCCGGGAACGCGCACATCGTCGGCATCACCGGATCGCCCGGAGTCGGCAAGTCCACGTCGACGTCCGCGCTCGTGACGGCGTACCGCGAGACCGGCAAGCGGGTCGGCGTACTCGCGGTCGACCCGTCGTCCCCGTTCTCCGGGGGAGCGCTGCTCGGCGACCGGGTCCGGATGCAGGACCACGCGACCGACCGGGGCGTGTTCATCCGGTCGATGGCGTCCCGCGGGCATCTTGGCGGACTGTCCTGGTCCACGCCGCAGGCGCTCCGGGTGCTGGACGCGGCCGGGTTCGACGTCGTGCTGGTGGAGACTGTCGGCGTCGGGCAGTCCGAGGTGGAGATCGCCGGTATGGCGGACACCACGCTGGTACTGCTGGCCCCCGGGATGGGCGACGGGATCCAGGCCGCGAAGGCCGGGATCCTCGAGGTCGGCGACATCTACGTGGTGAACAAGGCGGACCGCGACGGCGCCCATTCGGTGATCCGGGACCTGCGGTCGATGCTGGCGCTGGCCGAGCGTGCCGAGGGCGCGTGGAAGCCGCCGATCCTGAAGACGGTCGCCTCCCGTACCGAGGGCGTCGCGGAGGTCGTCCAGGCGATCGACGACCGGGTGCTGTGGATGTCCGGGAACGGCGTACTCACCGAGCGCCGGCGCAGTCGCGCGCGGGACGAGATCGAGGCGATCGCGACGACCGCGCTGCGGGCCCGGTTCGCGCACCTGCACGGGGACGCGCGGCTCGACGTACTGGCGGCGAAGGTCGCGGACGGGGCCATTGATCCGTATTCGGCGGCCGACGAGTTGATCGCCGCTTTGTGA